The proteins below are encoded in one region of Fibrella aestuarina BUZ 2:
- a CDS encoding DUF3050 domain-containing protein gives MNAHIDSLNTALAPVRQRLLTHPIYQAVQDLDGLRDLTKYHAFAVWDFMSLLKALQRDLTCVTVPWMPVGSGTTRYLINEIVTGEESDEMPAWLGDPNDRISHFELYRLAMQQMGAEPTLIDGFLDQLRRGTSVEAALQATDLPEGVRRFVAFTFEAIATQQPHIMASIFTFGREDLIPDMFLEFVQRMDEAAPGPLKTFRYYLERHIEVDGDHHSHLAMQMVSELCGDESGRWQEATDWAIRSIEARIGLWDACLAHYSELTASH, from the coding sequence ATGAACGCTCATATCGACAGCCTGAACACCGCCCTGGCGCCAGTACGGCAACGCTTGTTGACTCACCCCATCTACCAGGCCGTGCAGGATCTCGACGGCCTGCGCGACCTGACCAAATACCACGCCTTTGCCGTGTGGGATTTTATGTCGCTGCTGAAAGCCCTGCAACGCGACCTGACCTGCGTAACGGTACCCTGGATGCCCGTGGGCTCCGGCACCACCCGCTACCTGATTAACGAGATCGTGACGGGCGAAGAAAGCGACGAAATGCCCGCGTGGCTCGGTGACCCCAACGACCGGATCAGCCACTTCGAACTCTACCGGCTGGCGATGCAGCAGATGGGCGCTGAACCCACGCTGATCGATGGTTTCCTGGATCAGTTGCGGCGGGGGACGTCGGTGGAGGCCGCCCTGCAAGCGACCGACCTGCCAGAGGGCGTTCGGCGGTTCGTGGCGTTTACCTTCGAGGCCATTGCCACCCAACAGCCGCACATCATGGCGTCGATTTTTACGTTTGGGCGTGAAGACCTCATCCCCGACATGTTTCTGGAATTCGTGCAACGGATGGACGAAGCCGCGCCCGGCCCGCTCAAAACGTTCCGCTATTACCTGGAGCGCCACATCGAGGTCGACGGCGACCACCACAGCCACCTGGCCATGCAGATGGTGAGCGAACTGTGCGGCGATGAGTCGGGGCGCTGGCAGGAAGCCACCGATTGGGCTATCCGGTCCATCGAAGCCCGCATCGGCCTATGGGATGCCTGCCTGGCTCATTATAGCGAACTCACTGCGAGCCATTGA
- a CDS encoding nucleoside-diphosphate kinase codes for MTTNRTFTMIKPDAVAEGHTGAITKLIEEAGFRIVAIKKTRLTPERAGEFYAVHSERPFYNDLKNYMSSGAIVPMILEKENAVTDFRKLIGATNPAQAEEGTIRKLFAKSIEANAIHGSDSDENAQIEGNFFFSGLEQF; via the coding sequence ATGACGACAAACCGCACATTCACCATGATTAAGCCCGACGCCGTTGCCGAGGGCCACACGGGTGCCATTACGAAACTGATCGAGGAAGCGGGCTTCCGCATCGTAGCGATCAAAAAAACCCGGCTCACGCCTGAGCGTGCCGGCGAATTCTACGCCGTCCACAGCGAGCGGCCGTTCTACAACGACCTGAAAAACTACATGTCGTCGGGGGCTATCGTGCCGATGATTTTGGAGAAAGAAAACGCCGTGACCGATTTCCGGAAGCTCATCGGGGCCACCAACCCCGCGCAGGCCGAAGAAGGCACCATCCGTAAGCTGTTTGCCAAGTCGATCGAAGCCAACGCCATCCACGGCTCTGACTCCGACGAAAACGCGCAGATCGAAGGCAACTTCTTCTTCTCCGGGCTGGAGCAGTTTTAA
- a CDS encoding DUF7683 domain-containing protein: MLHRVKIQRLISWYDKSTEALAGEINVDHIPLTSLKKLFVPLPKDPLLYNPYEIRHY, from the coding sequence GTGTTGCATCGTGTGAAAATTCAGAGGCTAATAAGCTGGTACGATAAGAGCACTGAAGCTTTAGCAGGAGAAATAAACGTGGATCATATTCCGCTAACTAGCTTAAAAAAGTTGTTTGTCCCTCTCCCTAAAGATCCTTTACTGTACAATCCTTACGAAATTCGTCACTACTAG
- a CDS encoding tetratricopeptide repeat-containing sensor histidine kinase: protein MRLLVIISSISGWLATTELAFGQVAELRRIDSLRTLYSRPVGPRHAELAIRLSDALLYSHVTQARDYALQGLALLKRFPNDTLHLIAINNLAGAYSTMGQTHRADSCFKVGVQLAKTQHNNDKLVRMLMNLALTYVDEGRNAEALPMMREALARAAGPEQDDIRPLIVNNLGMLYDNLGNYGQALSHYHRALREADRQNDQNVMGLAEGNIANIYSQLDNPQRAIQMLRKAAGHFMASNDPQSTNLCRLMIAGNYLDMNRPDSAQPLANWGLREARKTNMQTQLAMAHVLMARLCLVKRQALQAERHARQALALARQENEGMLAQSLMYLAKATSALGRKDVAIGQARDAVMAAFQAHNKNERREANTILAEVLEDAGQPAEALAVRKANEALSDSLYTAGFRDQFSYLQVTYETEKKEQRIAFLDRENELRKWQLRWLVAGLLLVVGLLAVVWALYRLKQRDARRIQRQKEQIERQSDQLTLLMRELHHRVKNNLQIVSSLLSLQSGRLTDQQARAAVREGQSRVEAMSMLHQRLYTNDDVTAINFSNYVTDLVENLMTTYGYRPDDFDLTLDITQQRLDTDTAIPLGLIINELITNSFKYAYRTVDRPALTVRLETIDPPILGAGRPAQLRLTVQDNGPGLPDGHPSLFRTEAMLVDMGTLPGEVTATVPPAIRSKTFGMQLVQSLTKQLRATCQFRSGNGLVFQLDMPFHFV from the coding sequence GTGCGTTTATTGGTCATCATATCGTCGATTAGTGGCTGGCTGGCCACAACTGAGCTTGCCTTCGGGCAGGTGGCCGAGTTGCGGCGGATCGATAGCCTGCGCACGTTGTATAGCCGCCCGGTTGGCCCGAGGCATGCCGAACTAGCCATCCGCCTGTCAGATGCGCTGCTGTACAGCCACGTAACGCAGGCCCGTGACTATGCGCTACAGGGATTGGCCTTGCTGAAACGCTTTCCCAACGATACGCTCCACCTGATCGCCATCAATAACCTGGCGGGGGCCTATTCGACGATGGGGCAGACACACCGCGCCGATTCATGTTTCAAAGTGGGCGTTCAACTGGCCAAAACCCAGCACAACAATGACAAGCTGGTGAGGATGCTGATGAACCTGGCCCTCACCTACGTCGACGAAGGGCGCAACGCCGAAGCCCTGCCCATGATGCGCGAAGCCCTCGCGCGCGCCGCTGGTCCCGAGCAGGATGATATCCGGCCGTTGATCGTCAATAACCTGGGTATGCTCTATGACAATCTGGGCAACTACGGGCAGGCGCTGAGCCATTACCACCGGGCCCTGCGCGAAGCCGATCGGCAAAACGACCAGAACGTGATGGGGCTGGCCGAGGGGAACATCGCCAACATCTATTCGCAACTCGACAATCCGCAGCGGGCCATTCAGATGCTCAGGAAGGCCGCTGGTCATTTTATGGCGTCCAACGATCCGCAGTCGACTAATTTGTGCCGATTGATGATTGCTGGGAACTACCTCGACATGAACCGGCCCGATTCGGCGCAGCCGCTTGCCAACTGGGGCTTACGCGAGGCCCGCAAAACCAACATGCAGACCCAGCTGGCCATGGCGCACGTGCTGATGGCCCGCTTGTGTCTGGTGAAACGGCAGGCTTTGCAGGCCGAGCGCCACGCCCGCCAGGCGCTGGCACTGGCCCGGCAGGAAAACGAAGGTATGCTGGCGCAATCGCTGATGTACCTGGCCAAGGCCACCAGTGCACTGGGTCGCAAGGATGTGGCGATTGGGCAGGCCCGCGATGCCGTAATGGCGGCTTTTCAGGCGCACAACAAAAACGAACGACGCGAAGCCAACACCATCCTGGCCGAGGTGCTGGAAGATGCCGGCCAGCCCGCCGAGGCGCTGGCTGTGCGCAAAGCCAACGAAGCCCTGAGCGACTCGCTCTACACGGCGGGCTTTCGTGATCAGTTTTCGTACCTGCAGGTAACCTACGAAACCGAAAAGAAAGAGCAGCGGATTGCCTTTCTGGACCGGGAGAATGAATTGCGTAAATGGCAGCTGCGGTGGCTGGTGGCCGGGTTGCTGCTGGTGGTGGGGTTGCTGGCGGTGGTATGGGCGCTGTACCGACTCAAACAGCGCGACGCCCGGCGGATTCAGCGCCAGAAAGAGCAGATCGAACGCCAGTCGGACCAACTGACGCTGCTCATGCGCGAACTGCACCACCGCGTGAAAAACAACCTGCAAATCGTGTCGAGTCTGCTGAGTCTGCAATCGGGGCGGCTCACCGATCAACAGGCGCGGGCGGCGGTGCGCGAGGGGCAGAGCCGGGTCGAAGCCATGTCGATGTTACATCAACGCCTCTACACCAACGACGACGTAACGGCCATTAACTTCAGCAATTACGTGACCGATCTGGTCGAAAACCTGATGACGACCTACGGCTACCGGCCCGACGACTTCGACCTGACGCTCGACATTACGCAACAACGGCTCGATACCGACACGGCCATTCCGCTCGGGTTGATTATTAATGAGCTAATCACAAATTCGTTTAAATATGCCTACCGTACCGTCGACCGGCCGGCGCTGACCGTGCGGCTGGAGACCATCGATCCGCCAATACTGGGCGCTGGCCGACCCGCGCAGTTGCGGCTGACGGTGCAGGACAACGGACCGGGCCTGCCCGACGGCCATCCGAGTCTGTTTCGCACCGAGGCGATGCTGGTAGATATGGGTACGTTGCCCGGCGAGGTTACGGCTACGGTGCCACCCGCCATTCGATCAAAAACGTTCGGGATGCAGCTGGTGCAGTCGCTCACAAAGCAGCTGCGGGCCACCTGCCAGTTCCGATCGGGCAACGGGCTGGTGTTTCAGCTCGACATGCCCTTTCATTTCGTTTAG
- a CDS encoding DUF3109 family protein: MILIDHTVISDDVADQFFVCNLDKCKGACCVEGDMGAPLERDELAKLREVYPEVKPYLSPAGVQAIEAQGLYEADEDGDYVTTTVGGRECVYAIYDDRGILKCGIEAAYNDGKINWKKPISCHLYPIRVTKYDGYHALNYDRWPICKPACGFGKELNVPVYKFVREALVRAYGQVWYDKLVAEIEGEAR; this comes from the coding sequence ATGATTCTCATTGACCATACTGTCATCAGTGACGACGTTGCCGACCAGTTTTTTGTCTGCAACCTGGATAAATGCAAAGGAGCCTGCTGCGTCGAAGGCGACATGGGGGCTCCCCTCGAACGCGACGAACTAGCCAAACTGCGCGAAGTCTACCCTGAAGTGAAGCCCTACCTCTCGCCCGCCGGTGTGCAGGCGATCGAAGCGCAGGGCCTGTATGAGGCCGACGAAGACGGCGACTACGTGACCACCACCGTTGGCGGGCGCGAATGTGTGTACGCCATCTACGACGATCGGGGTATCTTGAAATGTGGCATCGAAGCGGCCTACAACGACGGGAAAATCAACTGGAAGAAGCCCATTTCGTGCCATTTGTACCCAATCCGGGTTACCAAATACGATGGCTACCACGCGCTCAACTACGATCGTTGGCCCATCTGCAAACCGGCCTGCGGCTTTGGTAAAGAGCTGAACGTACCTGTCTACAAATTTGTCCGCGAGGCACTCGTCAGAGCCTATGGGCAGGTCTGGTACGACAAGCTTGTAGCCGAAATAGAGGGCGAAGCCCGTTGA
- a CDS encoding nucleotide pyrophosphohydrolase — MTLREAQDTVDQWIKTVGVRYFNELTNMAILTEEVGELARIMARRYGEQSEKESDKNRDLGDEIADVLWVLICLANQTGIDLTEALAKNLDKKNIRDATRHLDNEKLR, encoded by the coding sequence ATGACTCTTCGCGAAGCACAGGATACCGTCGATCAATGGATCAAAACCGTTGGTGTACGCTATTTCAACGAACTGACCAATATGGCGATCCTCACCGAGGAAGTTGGCGAGCTGGCGCGCATTATGGCTCGTCGGTATGGTGAGCAGTCGGAGAAAGAATCGGATAAGAACCGTGATCTCGGCGACGAAATAGCCGACGTGCTCTGGGTGCTGATCTGCCTGGCCAACCAAACGGGCATCGACCTGACGGAGGCGCTGGCCAAGAACCTCGATAAGAAAAACATCCGGGACGCCACCCGGCATCTGGACAACGAAAAGCTTCGTTAG
- a CDS encoding O-methyltransferase, whose product MEFIAADLAAYADAHTSPESETLRRLNRDTHAHVLRPRMLSGHIQGRFLAMIAQMIRPRRVLEIGTYTGYSALCLAEGLAPDGRLITLDNNEELADFARSYWQTTPWAAQIELRLGQAAALIPALDEVFDLVFIDADKENYALYYDLVFDKVRPGGFILADNVLWSGKVVQPVKTSDRDTQAVLAFNQKIHHDDRVENVLLPVRDGLLLVRKR is encoded by the coding sequence ATGGAGTTTATTGCTGCTGATCTTGCGGCCTATGCCGATGCCCATACCTCGCCCGAAAGCGAGACGCTTCGTCGGCTCAACCGCGATACCCACGCCCATGTGCTCCGGCCCCGCATGCTCTCCGGGCATATACAGGGGCGTTTTTTAGCCATGATTGCCCAGATGATCCGCCCGCGCCGGGTGCTAGAGATCGGGACCTACACGGGCTATTCGGCCCTCTGCCTCGCCGAAGGCCTCGCGCCCGACGGTCGGCTGATCACACTCGACAACAACGAAGAACTGGCCGATTTTGCGCGTAGCTACTGGCAGACAACACCCTGGGCCGCGCAGATCGAACTGCGCCTTGGGCAGGCTGCGGCGCTGATTCCGGCACTCGATGAGGTGTTCGATCTGGTCTTTATAGACGCCGATAAAGAAAACTACGCGCTTTACTACGACCTCGTTTTCGATAAGGTGCGCCCCGGCGGGTTTATCCTGGCCGACAACGTGCTGTGGAGCGGTAAAGTGGTGCAGCCTGTGAAAACATCCGATCGGGATACGCAGGCGGTGCTGGCCTTTAATCAGAAAATTCACCATGATGACCGTGTCGAGAACGTCCTGTTGCCCGTGCGCGACGGTCTGTTACTCGTTCGTAAGCGGTAG
- a CDS encoding T9SS type A sorting domain-containing protein, whose protein sequence is MKQSLLLCSFCLIAAATQAQDISQRTTVERTISAGQAVDVQAFEAISARNVVERSGTASYTAGKAITLTPGFEARAGSVFQATIANVTAPSSEVRPELLVSATPNPFQEQTVIEYTLPEASTVKHTLTDARGGIIRQNQSDGVQPAGKHRIGVEGTNLSTGIYLYQIQTGNQTKTIRLLKQ, encoded by the coding sequence ATGAAACAATCGCTACTTCTTTGTTCTTTCTGTCTGATTGCCGCCGCCACTCAGGCTCAGGACATTTCTCAACGGACAACAGTTGAACGGACAATCTCAGCCGGTCAGGCGGTCGATGTACAGGCGTTTGAAGCGATCTCGGCCCGCAACGTAGTCGAGCGCTCCGGGACGGCTAGTTACACGGCGGGCAAAGCCATCACCCTCACGCCGGGGTTCGAGGCCCGCGCCGGTTCGGTCTTTCAGGCGACTATCGCCAATGTGACCGCTCCATCGTCGGAAGTGCGCCCAGAGTTGCTCGTGTCGGCTACGCCCAACCCCTTCCAGGAGCAGACGGTTATTGAATACACACTCCCCGAAGCCAGCACGGTAAAACACACCCTGACCGACGCCCGTGGTGGCATCATTCGCCAGAACCAGTCAGACGGTGTGCAGCCCGCTGGCAAACACCGCATCGGTGTGGAAGGCACGAACTTGTCGACGGGTATCTACCTGTATCAGATTCAGACAGGCAACCAGACGAAAACGATCCGCCTGCTGAAACAGTAA
- the nth gene encoding endonuclease III: MLKKDRFRFLIDYFTTHFPTAETELHFSNPYELLVAVILSAQCTDKRINQISPALFARFPEPESLAAASVEEVFSYIRSVSYPNNKAKHLVGMARLLMSEFGGEIPATVAELQRLPGVGRKTANVIVSVVYNQPAMAVDTHVFRVSHRLGLVPRTATTPLAVEKSLMAHIPTALVPRFHHWLILHGRYVCIARSPKCAECALKPVCKYYEKECIMNDV, encoded by the coding sequence ATGCTGAAGAAAGACCGTTTCCGCTTCCTGATCGACTACTTTACCACGCACTTCCCCACCGCCGAAACCGAACTACACTTCAGTAATCCGTATGAGTTGTTGGTGGCGGTAATCCTGTCGGCGCAGTGTACCGATAAGCGCATCAACCAGATTTCGCCCGCTCTGTTTGCCCGTTTTCCCGAGCCCGAGTCGCTGGCGGCAGCCTCTGTCGAGGAGGTGTTTAGCTACATCCGCTCGGTGTCGTATCCAAACAACAAAGCGAAGCATCTGGTCGGCATGGCCCGGCTCCTGATGAGTGAATTTGGCGGTGAAATTCCCGCGACGGTGGCCGAGTTACAACGGCTGCCCGGTGTGGGGCGCAAGACGGCCAACGTGATTGTGTCGGTGGTCTACAACCAACCGGCGATGGCGGTCGATACGCACGTGTTTCGGGTATCGCACCGGCTTGGGCTGGTGCCCAGAACGGCCACTACGCCACTGGCCGTTGAGAAAAGCCTGATGGCCCACATCCCGACGGCACTGGTGCCCCGGTTTCACCACTGGCTGATCCTGCACGGCCGCTACGTGTGCATAGCCCGCTCACCCAAATGCGCCGAGTGTGCCCTTAAACCCGTCTGTAAGTACTACGAAAAAGAATGTATTATGAACGATGTATAA
- a CDS encoding response regulator, translating to MNAISILIVEDEAILAMDLAQRLSDLGYTVVDTVDNGPQALGIVKQMTVDLVLFDINIKGEWDGIESARRLRQLQPIPFIFLTALTDGPTIERARQVSPSAYITKPFNDLNLRIAIDLAIHNFALQKSALSPGHVTSEASEAMLKNETLLLVKDHFFIKQNYRFVKFRLDDVLFLQSEGNYTDIVTRDLKYTLREVLSKVIEKMQSPEICRIHRSYAVNTRHIDSFSEGEVIVGKHALPIGRSYRDEFMKGFEFM from the coding sequence ATGAATGCGATTTCTATATTGATTGTGGAAGACGAGGCGATCCTGGCGATGGACCTTGCCCAACGGCTGTCCGATCTGGGGTATACTGTTGTCGATACCGTCGACAATGGCCCGCAGGCCCTGGGCATCGTAAAACAAATGACCGTCGATCTGGTGCTGTTCGATATCAACATCAAAGGTGAGTGGGACGGTATCGAGTCGGCGCGGCGGTTGCGGCAGTTGCAGCCCATCCCGTTTATCTTCCTGACAGCCCTCACCGACGGCCCCACCATCGAGCGCGCCCGGCAGGTGTCGCCTTCGGCCTACATTACCAAGCCCTTCAACGACCTCAATCTGCGCATCGCCATCGATCTGGCGATTCACAATTTTGCCTTGCAAAAATCGGCGCTGTCGCCGGGGCACGTTACCAGCGAAGCCAGCGAGGCGATGCTGAAAAACGAAACGCTGCTGCTGGTGAAAGATCATTTCTTTATCAAGCAGAACTACCGGTTCGTGAAGTTTCGGCTCGACGATGTACTGTTCCTGCAATCGGAAGGCAACTACACCGACATCGTGACGCGCGACCTGAAATACACGCTGCGCGAGGTGCTCAGCAAGGTAATCGAGAAAATGCAGAGCCCCGAAATCTGCCGCATTCACCGCTCCTACGCCGTCAATACGCGCCACATCGACAGCTTCAGCGAAGGCGAGGTGATCGTGGGTAAACACGCCCTGCCGATTGGCCGGTCGTACCGCGACGAATTCATGAAAGGGTTTGAGTTTATGTAG
- a CDS encoding LysM peptidoglycan-binding domain-containing protein gives MKNRFVYLIVFVGLLWPGLPGVTFGQSAPMTPPNAPDQVQFADLTVRFEPNARRLVQQDINALMVNRQYWDAKLDRAQLYFPIIESVLLGESIPTDFKYLALQESSLTPDAVSSSQAVGFWQFKRETAGDYGLQVNEEVDERKNITASTRAAARYLRRSNGMYNNWVSALFSFYLGTGGISQLVSPDWANAKDITLDGRTDRYILRFFAHKIAVEYAFKTHQSTSTFSLIEYPNAGGKTIDGLAAELNLNPADIRTYNRWLLIDHVPTSGNHVLTIPTPNSQINDLRQRIAQTSNQPLKNVAADDVGFPVLRKVTTTARSADDPILYEINGLPGIQAQAGDNPGSLARKAKISLSSFLRYNELTDRDLVTTGEVYYLAKKYKKALVPFHTARADESMRSISQRYGIRLKKLLKYNRMDRVQKLQVGRVLWLREKRPAKTPVEIINGPTPPVYDPTPATPSTTPTQPVASNGQIPRNASERRRYQPKLIGSATPSATPADQPTTDVAAAPKPTASTPRTATPTPTLTVPPMVADVPSSQPAEVTLPRSDAGSPQRTIIVRSEGEPLRERTTPARTDVAGAGSTASPEPVATTVPKRRPAETDRSSSTPASQSGNVPDEPISRPKPTSYPDTPDPELSRTAQTKPRQSSPQVLPQTPISERDATPTQGREGSVPPLPPMTRPRTEAAPNSGGRTMTHTVEAGQTYYSISKYYGVTVDDLLAANSLSLDNKLAVGQKLSVRNVQPGYPVGQPVTVTPPRSTTTTTTTEEPEAPVTPPTGPVYHVVAKGETLYSISRQYSVTVEQLVEWNKLPDMNARLGQKLKVSE, from the coding sequence ATGAAAAATCGCTTTGTCTACCTGATTGTCTTTGTTGGCTTACTGTGGCCGGGTCTACCGGGGGTTACATTTGGCCAGTCGGCGCCGATGACGCCGCCCAACGCACCTGACCAGGTGCAGTTTGCTGACCTGACCGTTCGGTTTGAACCCAACGCCCGCCGCCTGGTGCAGCAGGACATCAACGCCCTGATGGTGAACCGCCAGTATTGGGATGCCAAACTCGACCGGGCGCAGCTTTACTTCCCGATTATCGAAAGTGTGCTGCTGGGTGAGTCCATTCCCACGGATTTTAAATACCTGGCCCTACAGGAAAGCTCCCTCACGCCCGATGCCGTGTCGTCGTCGCAGGCGGTGGGCTTCTGGCAGTTTAAGCGCGAAACCGCCGGGGATTATGGCCTGCAGGTGAACGAAGAAGTCGACGAACGCAAAAACATCACCGCCTCGACCCGCGCTGCCGCCCGCTACCTGCGCCGCAGCAACGGCATGTATAACAACTGGGTATCGGCGCTGTTCTCGTTCTACCTGGGCACGGGCGGCATCAGCCAGCTGGTCTCGCCCGACTGGGCCAACGCCAAAGACATCACGCTCGACGGCCGCACCGATCGGTACATTCTGCGCTTTTTTGCCCATAAGATTGCCGTCGAATATGCCTTCAAAACGCACCAGTCGACCTCGACCTTCTCGCTCATCGAGTACCCCAATGCGGGTGGCAAAACCATCGATGGGCTGGCCGCTGAACTGAACCTCAATCCCGCCGACATACGTACCTACAACCGCTGGCTGCTGATCGACCACGTACCCACGTCGGGCAATCACGTGCTGACCATCCCGACGCCCAATAGCCAGATCAACGACCTGCGCCAGCGCATTGCCCAAACCTCCAACCAGCCCCTCAAGAACGTAGCGGCGGATGATGTGGGCTTCCCGGTCTTGCGGAAGGTAACCACCACGGCGCGCTCGGCCGATGACCCGATTCTGTACGAGATCAACGGGTTGCCGGGGATCCAGGCGCAGGCGGGCGACAACCCCGGTTCGCTCGCCCGCAAAGCCAAGATCAGCCTGTCGAGTTTCCTGCGGTATAACGAACTCACCGACCGCGATCTGGTCACGACGGGCGAGGTGTATTACCTGGCCAAAAAATACAAGAAAGCACTGGTACCTTTCCACACGGCCCGCGCCGACGAGTCGATGCGCAGCATCTCGCAACGCTACGGAATTCGGCTGAAGAAGCTGCTGAAATACAACCGGATGGACCGGGTGCAAAAACTACAGGTCGGGCGCGTGCTGTGGTTGCGGGAGAAACGCCCGGCCAAAACGCCCGTCGAGATTATCAACGGCCCCACGCCGCCCGTGTATGACCCTACGCCGGCTACGCCTTCAACCACCCCCACGCAACCCGTAGCCAGCAACGGCCAGATTCCGCGCAACGCCTCGGAACGGCGTCGCTACCAGCCCAAACTGATTGGCAGCGCCACGCCGTCGGCAACGCCTGCCGACCAGCCGACTACGGACGTCGCTGCGGCTCCGAAACCGACCGCCAGTACACCGCGCACGGCTACGCCCACGCCCACCCTGACGGTGCCACCCATGGTCGCCGACGTACCCAGCAGCCAACCCGCCGAAGTAACCTTGCCGCGCTCGGATGCCGGTTCGCCCCAGCGGACCATCATCGTACGGTCGGAAGGGGAGCCGCTGCGGGAGCGCACCACGCCAGCCCGTACCGATGTAGCCGGGGCAGGCAGTACCGCCTCGCCAGAACCGGTAGCCACTACGGTGCCAAAACGCCGCCCGGCCGAGACAGACCGCAGCAGTTCGACGCCAGCCAGCCAGAGTGGCAACGTACCTGACGAGCCCATCAGCCGCCCGAAGCCCACGAGCTACCCCGATACGCCCGACCCTGAGCTAAGCCGGACCGCGCAGACTAAGCCACGCCAGTCGTCGCCCCAGGTTTTACCGCAGACACCAATCAGCGAGCGCGACGCTACGCCGACCCAAGGCCGGGAAGGCAGTGTGCCGCCGTTGCCGCCCATGACCCGGCCGCGCACCGAAGCCGCCCCCAACAGCGGTGGCCGCACCATGACCCACACCGTCGAGGCCGGCCAGACGTATTACAGCATCTCGAAATACTACGGCGTAACGGTCGACGACCTCCTCGCCGCCAATTCGCTGTCGCTGGATAACAAACTGGCGGTAGGGCAGAAGCTGAGCGTTCGTAATGTGCAGCCGGGCTATCCGGTGGGCCAACCCGTAACGGTGACGCCGCCCCGGTCGACTACCACAACCACCACGACCGAAGAGCCGGAGGCACCCGTGACGCCACCCACCGGCCCCGTTTACCACGTTGTGGCCAAGGGCGAAACCCTCTATAGCATCAGCCGGCAGTACAGCGTAACGGTGGAGCAATTGGTGGAGTGGAATAAACTTCCCGATATGAATGCCCGCCTAGGCCAGAAACTAAAAGTTAGCGAGTAA